A genomic region of Lodderomyces elongisporus chromosome 5, complete sequence contains the following coding sequences:
- the ATG11 gene encoding oligomeric, coiled-coil, peripheral membrane protein: MSTISYLTVYNAHNGVSIKIPKPIRFHSLGNFKEYLIQAFSIDGVENLFLLSSFGIKVNFNHINETSDVLVFDKRLFADKIDQRVLQGYLSDSNYQNKRTKKIDASPLRTETAATTTFETPSLSVANAVVNEQNLQGILRVYNNWARNLLDECNRIGEECSSLIKQINAIFQSLTSILQFAGKFIDDITQGFYHHYNYVKLLNYKNAHSHLSANFKTLQQFPPVMVNGSHINLVDFIEYKSLKMSADHNSKHLPVVVKQFEDLKRVTKEVDDSRHRVDQAIEELRGESIKKFKSLKSDELLQNVRSTVQSILEKSSELESTAIVQLKQFYSTQKNQTSKALEEMAFQMQSNLNDLLDFRKRLTKEGPTLFRTIANIQLRMVNFRTAYKSLAEEQRSEQIGRQADKQPSSANDSIKNIADIKIHDDRLTLVKDLPLIFGYCLIERRRQYEWNDFFAKGIVDNVSEQLASIVDAENNARKLWNLRYGMEKLSIIKPRQQLRELLLQQQQQQQQQHQQQSSQYTVLSSRIPFVDISFSGKSNINVPILEGIDVQRDDILKYIQLIEESSFGQTCAEQLRKRYSEMKASTETMKYITRGVSSLRHIKLSSPKTDGSGPGDGSRSDMNVNAVEAEYTVVRELKSRINKLESLLHQYQYRNINSWPVTRNNSDNRMSLIVDSKQIASQTPLTDPTKLLSRNPSTSRNGGSQPSSAHSQEVQGAHGLESSSIDKHLDNIKLRKINSDLKATNETLLKDIAVKDQEIAQLQLQIEDMKVSHNNKVNKLNQVIEDGEEKLRLQKLESKLDKKEVENLESKVTAKNAQIRDLTDEKTAEANLVADLKHKLEQSTKLVSALRNELNDSSKMKNDLLSNMSSKEAEFALERNKYIEDIARWKAKFEEASDDYENLMELTQTKQLKHESVVDDLYKTSINFMTIIKFLVGKLYDNFRETCVILESMGLLLVKEDKIYKIKRVKGLKSKKLSNGDLDPTSPSVHSTDNIPNSRVVEEIKAKLNWLDDLPLLQTSMPDSFYSSFGIENGNDDKGIGTGDKTACNTDVGDQHLENAKKLRTAFDENFRLDAPSKLEEFLKVISFSENVHLVDQHSTSTQFFVNAILKRFKDVEGFAKKISKDLKAKDQEINKFHSRTRNKIAIKNFEVGDLLLFLPTKLENGSGANEDHNTNQPWAAFNVGSPHYFLKNGNGDGNGNNDEVEKNPALNAKEWFIGRAKSIVEYRVTEDNFASFEANPFHLSIGVTWYMVEAEAERKSK; this comes from the coding sequence ATGTCCACGATATCATATTTGACTGTTTACAACGCACACAACGGTGTATCCATCAAAATACCCAAACCCATTAGATTCCATAGTCTCGGCAACTTTAAAGAGTATTTGATCCAAGCCTTTTCTATTGATGGCGTAGAGAATTTGTTTCTACTAAGTTCATTTGGCATCAAAGTAAATTTCAACCATATAAATGAAACTAGCGATGTTTTGGTATTTGATAAGAGATTATTCGCTGACAAGATTGATCAAAGAGTTTTACAAGGATACTTGAGCGACTCAAATTACCAGAATAAAAGaactaaaaaaatagaTGCCCTGCCGTTAAGAACAgaaacagcagcaacaacaacattcgAGACACCATCATTGTCAGTAGCCAACGCGGTTGTGAACGAACAGAATTTACAGGGTATTCTCCGGGTTTATAATAACTGGGCTCGAAACTTGCTAGACGAGTGTAACAGGATAGGAGAAGAATGTTCTAGTCTAATTAAGCAAATCAATGCTATATTTCAATCATTAACATCAATCTTACAATTTGCTGGCAAGTTTATTGATGACATTACCCAAGGATTTTACCACCATTATAACTATGTCAAATTACtcaattacaaaaatgCTCACTCACATCTACTGGCGAATTTCAAGACATTGCAACAATTTCCTCCAGTTATGGTTAATGGCAGTCATATAAATTTAGTAGACTTTATTGAATACAAAAGTCTCAAAATGTCTGCAGACCATAATCTGAAACATCTTCCTGTTGTGGTTAAGCAGTTTGAAGATTTGAAACGTGTAACAAAGGAAGTTGATGATAGTCGTCATAGGGTTGACCAAGCGATTGAAGAATTAAGAGGCGAatcaattaaaaaattcaaGAGTCTCAAGAGCGATGAGTTGTTACAAAATGTTCGCTCAACGGTGCAAAGTATTCTTGAAAAGAGCTCAGAATTAGAGTCTACCGCCATTGTGCAATTAAAACAATTCTATAGTACCCAAAAGAACCAAACCTCGAAAGCTTTAGAGGAAATGGCCTTTCAGATGCAATCGAACTTGAATGATTTACTAGATTTTAGAAAAAGGCTCACAAAGGAAGGACCAACACTTTTCAGAACTATTGCGAATATACAGTTGAGGATGGTAAATTTTAGAACTGCTTATAAGTCACTTGCTGAGGAACAAAGAAGTGAACAAATAGGCAGACAAGCAGACAAGCAACCATCTAGTGCCAATGATAGCATAAAAAATATTGCTGATATTAAAATTCACGATGATAGGCTTACATTAGTAAAAGACTTGCCCTTGATTTTTGGATATTGTTTAATAGAAAGGAGAAGACAATATGAATGGaatgatttttttgcaaaagggATCGTTGACAATGTTTCTGAGCAATTGGCAAGCATAGTCGATGCCGAAAATAACGCTCGTAAATTATGGAACCTCAGATATGGGATGGAAAAATTGTCAATAATTAAACCTCGACAACAACTTCGAGAGCTACtcctacaacaacaacaacaacaacaacagcagcatcagcagcagctgcTGCAATACACGGTACTACTGTCCCGAATACCTTTTGTTGATATATCATTTTCTGGCAAAAGCAATATTAATGTACCTATACTTGAAGGTATAGATGTGCAGAGGGATGATATtttgaaatatatacaaCTTATTGAGGAGTCTTCCTTTGGGCAGACATGTGCCGAGCAGCTCCGAAAGAGGTATTCAGAAATGAAAGCATCAACTGAAACGATGAAGTACATTACAAGAGGAGTCTCTTCCTTGAGACATATTAAACTATCAAGTCCAAAGACCGATGGTAGTGGGCCAGGCGATGGAAGCAGAAGCGATATGAATGTTAATGCGGTGGAAGCAGAATATACTGTAGTACGAGAGCTCAAGTCCCGAATCAATAAGCTAGAAAGCCTACTTCATCAATACCAATATCGCAACATCAACAGTTGGCCAGTGACACGGAATAACCTGGATAATAGGATGAGTCTTATTGTGGATTCAAAGCAAATAGCTTCGCAAACCCCGCTCACAGACCCGACTAAACTTCTCTCAAGAAAtccatcaacatcaagaAACGGAGGATCTCAACCGAGCTCAGCCCACTCTCAAGAGGTTCAGGGAGCTCATGGACTTGAATCTTCTTCTATTGATAAGCATCTCGATAATATCAAGTTGCGGAAAATTAATTCAGATCTAAAAGCAACCAACGAAACGCTTTTGAAGGATATCGCAGTGAAGGACCAAGAAATTGCACAGCTACAATTGCAAATAGAAGACATGAAAGTCTCGCACAATAATAAGGTTAATAAATTGAATCAAGTTATTGAGGATGGTGAAGAAAAGCTTAGACTTCAGAAACTAGAATCTAAATTAGACAAGAAGGAGGTTGAGAATCTCGAGAGCAAAGTTACTGCAAAGAATGCCCAAATACGTGATTTGACGGATGAAAAAACTGCTGAAGCTAATCTCGTTGCCGATTTAAAACATAAATTGGAGCAGCTGACTAAACTTGTTTCTGCTCTTCGCAATGAATTAAACGATTCGTCcaagatgaaaaatgaCCTTTTATCAAATATGTCGTCAAAGGAGGCGGAGTTTGCACTTGAGCGCAACAAGTATATTGAAGATATTGCTAGGTGGAAGGCTAAATTTGAAGAAGCCAGCGATGATTATGAGAATTTGATGGAGTTGActcaaacaaaacaattaaaGCACGAAAGTGTTGTGGATGATCTATATAAAACCAGTATTAATTTTATGACAATTATCAAGTTTCTTGTTGGTAAGTTGTATGACAACTTTAGGGAAACTTGTGTTATATTGGAGTCAATGGGATTGCTTTTGGTGAAGGAGGATAAAATTTATAAGATTAAGCGCGTTAAGGGGCTCaagtcaaaaaaattgagcaATGGTGACCTTGACCCAACATCGCCATCAGTTCATTCTACCGACAATATACCAAACTCACgagttgttgaagaaataaaagcaaaattaaattGGTTGGACGATCTACCACTTCTTCAAACAAGCATGCCAGATagtttttattcttcttttggaaTTGAAAATGGCAATGACGATAAAGGTATTGGAACTGGCGACAAAACCGCCTGTAACACTGATGTAGGTGACCAGCATTTAGAAAATGCCAAGAAACTAAGAACTGCATTTGATGAAAATTTCCGTTTGGATGCACCTTCAAAGCTTGAAGAATTCTTGAAAGTGATTAGTTTCTCAGAAAATGTCCATTTAGTTGACCAACATTCGACTAGTACTCAATTCTTTGTCAATGCAATATTAAAGAGATTTAAAGACGTCGAAGGGTTTGCCAAGAAAATAAGCAAAGATTTGAAAGCTAAGGATCAAGAAATAAACAAGTTTCATTCGCGAACGAGAAACAAGATAGCAATAAAGAATTTTGAAGTTGGTGAtttgttattatttttgCCAACCAAACTTGAAAATGGTTCTGGTGCTAATGAAGACCACAATACAAATCAACCATGGGCCGCTTTTAATGTTGGGTCTCcacattattttttaaaaaatggtaatggtgatggtaatgGCAACAATGATGAGGTAGAAAAAAACCCGGCTTTGAATGCAAAAGAGTGGTTTATTGGTCGTGCAAAAAGCATTGTGGAATACAGGGTCACGGAGGAtaattttgcttcttttgaaGCAAACCCTTTCCACTTAAGTATTGGAGTGACTTGGTATATGGTTGAGGCCGAGGCCGAGAGGAAAAGCAAATAA
- the PRS4 gene encoding ribose phosphate diphosphokinase subunit prs4 gives MHQRLPNSIKILAGNSHIDLCEKIAKRLGINIARVGAFQYTNTETAIAIGESVRDEDVYIVQTGCGEINDFLMELLFMINACRTASARRITAVIPNFPYARQDKKDKSRAPITAKLIANLLQTAGCDHVITMDLHASQIQGFFRVPVDNLYAEPIVLRYIRENFNKDDIIMVSPDAGGAKRVASLADKLDVQFALIHKERQKANEISRMVLVGDVKDKICILVDDIADTCGTLCKAADILLDNGAKNVVCMVTHAIFSGNAIERLNNSRLDRVVATNSLPIEDKLAKCKKLEILDISPTLAEAIRRLHNGESVSYLFNNVPE, from the coding sequence ATGCATCAACGATTACCAAACTCTATCAAGATTCTAGCTGGGAACTCGCATATAGATTTATgtgaaaaaattgcaaagagATTAGGTATAAACATAGCAAGGGTTGGTGCCTTTCAatacacaaacacagagACAGCCATCGCTATCGGTGAATCTGTTCGAGATGAGGACGTTTACATTGTTCAAACCGGATGTGGCGAAATCAACGATTTTTTAATGGAATTACTATTCATGATCAATGCTTGTAGAACTGCAAGTGCTCGAAGGATAACTGCAGTTATACCAAATTTCCCCTATGCGagacaagacaaaaagGACAAGTCAAGAGCACCAATTACTGCAAAATTGATTGCAAACTTGTTACAAACGGCAGGATGCGATCATGTGATTACGATGGACTTGCATGCGAGTCAGATCCAAGGGTTCTTTAGAGTCCCTGTCGATAACTTGTATGCTGAACCGATTGTATTGAGGTATATTCGCgaaaatttcaacaaaGACGATATTATCATGGTGAGCCCCGATGCAGGAGGAGCTAAAAGGGTTGCGAGTCTAGCAGATAAATTGGATGTCCAGTTTGCATTGATCcataaagaaagacaaaaggcCAACGAAATCTCAAGAATGGTGCTCGTTGGTGATGTCAAGGACAAAATCTGTATACTAGTTGACGACATTGCTGATACTTGTGGTACTCTATGTAAAGCTGCCGATATCCTACTTGATAACGGCGCCAAAAACGTTGTTTGCATGGTGACACATGCAATCTTTTCTGGGAATGCTATTGAACGACTCAACAACTCGAGATTGGATAGAGTAGTTGCTACAAACTCGTTGCCTATTGAGGATAAACTTGCAAAGTGcaagaaattggaaatctTGGACATTAGCCCGACATTAGCTGAGGCCATAAGGAGATTGCATAATGGTGAAAGTGTCAGCTACTTGTTCAACAATGTGCCTGAATAA